GACTCATCTTTCACCATATTCCCAACAAGTgagcaagtgcatgtgtggtgtacaccaagagaacgaaTGGGTCTGGTGGCTTTATTATGCTGTGGGGACCATTCTTCTGGCATGGTTTgtgtccacttgtccccttagagggaagggtcaatgcaaatcaatgcaaagttattgtgagtgatcacctttatcctatgatgaaacagtTCTATCCTCATgcgagtggtctcttccagggtgacaatgcccccatccacagggcacgagtgTCACTGAagggtttgatgagtatgaaaattaaatgaatcataTGCTATAGCCTTCggagtcaccagatctcaactgAACACCTTTGGGAGATTTTGCACCGACAAgtcaaggtgcattgaagctgttctggatgctcatggtggcccaataccttactaagacactatGTTGGttcttcctttaatttgtcacccaaatatatatatatatatatatatataatgtagtGGCTACTGTCCACCTGAGCTAGTTCTAAATCAATACCTTGAAATTCGTTGAATTTTGTGCAGCACTTATGGAAAGTGAAAACGACTAACAAACCTTAATGGGAAAAACTGTATTTgtccattgattttttttcttcaattgcCATATGTCCATTCCCAGACaagttattatttaaaagttaaaatatacactcctgggaaaaaaaaaaaaaggacagagatAACAGGGCATATAAAAGTAGGCATGCAGAAAACATTGGTACTGAGGAGCAAACGGACAGTGCAACTATGAAGTGTCTCATTCTACTGGCTTTGTTCGGCGTGGCATGTAAGAAAAACTTATAATTAATgtcatttaatgtaattttgttgATATTCCTGACTTATTGTAAGGtggcattcaaataattttataaattggTGCAGAGAAATAGAATTTCATTGTTCCAACATTTCTGAAACGTACTTAATGAACAGGACTACTGGTAATTGTTTATGATAAAAGAggacatattatatatatggtatattttaatttgttgaaGTTGTATTTTCTTCCCTTCCACATTTTGTAATGAGTAACATTAATGAGTACAGGTGCCGGTAACTGAAATCACGCTCTTTGCGGGCTGAGACTATTGGCTTTCCACCTTCCCCTTCACCTGGGAGTCAAGTCAGGCCAATCGGTAgaactaattgttcagttaattacctgggagaaaagaaaaccagggccagaTTTTAGGATCTATGTTAAAATTTGTTCAGAAATGAATCTTTTATTTCTCTTCAAGTTGCTGCCCCTGTGGAAGATGAAGGTGACAAGATTGTTGGAGGGTTCGAGTGCAGGAAGAACTCGGTGCCCTACCAAGTGTCCCTGAATGCCGGATATCACTTCTGTGGAGGGTCCCTCATCACCAGGGACTGGGTTGTGTCTGCAGCCCACTGCCGCAAGTCGTAAGTGCTCTTCTATAAAAATATCATGATTTGTTTgcgggcggcacggtggtgctgtgggtagcactgtcacctcacagcaaaaaggttgtgggtttgaatctcggctcgggcctttctgtgtggagtttgcatgttctccctgtgtccacgtgggtttcctcccaaagtccaaagacatacaagtaggctaactggagcctctaaattgcccataggtatgagtgtgtgagtgaatggtgtgcgtaccctgcaatagattggcggcctgtccagggtgtaattctgcctcttgcccaatacatgctgggataggctccagcaataCTCGTAACCCTTCCCatgataagcgggtatagataacgaATGGACGGACAGATGATTTCTTTGCCTTCCCATGCTGTAAGCAGGCATAGAATATAAAAAGGTGCTATTGTCTATTAATCTATATGTAGTAGATATCACAAACATCTACACCAAAATAAAGACATTCTAGAAGTAGAAACAAGGAATCTGTATTGACTTGATCTTTTCACATAGACTCAAAAATAATGACGCAGATTTATATTGAGACAATTTACTTTGAGGGCATTACACCTCAGTAAGAGTCATGTCCTCAATAAAGCAAACGCGTTAATTCAGTTAAGAGAACTGACCCGGGCCTCCGTCTCTCCGCAGCCGTGTCCAGGTGCGCATGGGTGAGCACAACATCGCCACCAACGAGGGCACCGAGCAGTTCATCGACTCCGTCAGGGTTATCACTCACCCCTCCTACAACAGCTACACCATGGACAACGACATCATGCTGATCAAGCTGAGCAAGCCCGCCACCCTGAACAGCTACGTGAACACCGTCTCCCTGCCAACCCGATGCGCGGGGGCCGGCAGCAGCTGTCTGATCTCCGGCTGGGGCAACATCCTCAGCAGTGGAAGTGAGTGACACGTGGGCCTTGGGAAGTCAGCAGTCATGCTCAAGTTTGTAGGCAGGCTGCAGGCATTGGGACTCAATTCGGGGGGAACAATTTGTCAACTTCTGTCTTCTCTCCAGCCTCCTACCCCGACCGTCTGATGTGCCTGAACGCTCCCATCCTCAGTGACAGCAGTTGCAGGAACTCCTATCCCGGGGAAATCACAGCCAACATGTTCTGCGCTGGTTTCCTAGAGGGTGGCAAGGACTCCTGCCAGGTAAATTCCCGGATCATTCGATCACAATGAGCAATCGGTCCACATCGTTACCAGCACACTCCCGGAAATCTATTTTTGCTGGTTCTCTTTGTATTGAATTtacccacctct
This window of the Anguilla anguilla isolate fAngAng1 chromosome 1, fAngAng1.pri, whole genome shotgun sequence genome carries:
- the prss1 gene encoding trypsin-1, yielding MKCLILLALFGVAFAAPVEDEGDKIVGGFECRKNSVPYQVSLNAGYHFCGGSLITRDWVVSAAHCRKSRVQVRMGEHNIATNEGTEQFIDSVRVITHPSYNSYTMDNDIMLIKLSKPATLNSYVNTVSLPTRCAGAGSSCLISGWGNILSSGTSYPDRLMCLNAPILSDSSCRNSYPGEITANMFCAGFLEGGKDSCQGDSGGPVVCSGQLQGVVSWGYGCAQKNRPGVYVKVCNYNSWIQNTIASN